Within the Zea mays cultivar B73 chromosome 10, Zm-B73-REFERENCE-NAM-5.0, whole genome shotgun sequence genome, the region CAGGCACTCTGTAAGTACTCTCAATGTTTCACTATGTTTCTATTTTTTCTGCCAATTTGTTGTTCTTTCATATTTTTCTGCCAATTTGTTGTTCTTTCATATTTTTCTGCCATACTTGCTTTGCTGCATAAAACTGTAATATTATTGCTTGCTGAGTTCCTAAGACAGAGTGTGCTGTTAACTCGTGAACTTGTTGGTTTGGTTATAGATTCGTGAGAAGTACCTATCATTGAAGAAAGGTACCCGACCAGACATAACAACGGCAATTGAAGATGTAAAAACCATTCTTATTCAACATTTTATAGTGTTCACACAAATAAAGgcttctctaactccccctaaacTAAATATCATTTGGTAATAACCAGGAGCTTCACAGTGCTCGATCTTCATTTGAGCAAGCCCGTTTCAACCTGGTACGATTTGCATTGTCCATTACTTTGCTCCTTAGTTTCTGAGCTTATATGCTTACCATGCCATTGTTTGCGATGTCCATGTTAATTTCTCAGGTCACTTCACTTTCCCATGTCGAGGCAACGAAGAGCTATGAATTTTTGGAGGCTGTTAGTGCGACGATGGACTCACATCTTCGAATTTTAAACAAGTACCTCCTTGCATATTTTGCCTTGTGGTGTAGCTATGTTATGCATGAATGTGATTAATCCTATCAATTTCTATTTGTCAGGGATATGAACTATTGCATCAAATGGAACCATATATTAATCAGGTAACTCTTAAACTATTTCTCTTTGTATTATGGTGTTAATGTTTTGCTCTAGTAGTTACATATCTTATTTCTGCTTTTAATCCAGTAGTTGGGAGAGGTGATCTTTGCATGAGTCCAGTAGAATTTGAACCTTCTGTAAGTGATGATTTAGTACTGGAGAAGAAATCTGGAAATGGGCAACATGATGTCAGAGGCACACATCATCACAGAACCAGCATGAAACCTGAAAAACCAATTGACTTGCTTAGGAAAGTTGATGGCAATAATATGTGTGCTAACTGTGGTGCTTCAGAACCTGATTGGGCATCATTAAACCCTGGCGCACTTCTATGCATAGAGTGTTCTGGGGTGCACAGAAATCTTGGAGTGCATATATCAAAGGTTTCTACAAAACCTTTAACTGTTAATTCTTTTAAATAGACTCTTGTTTCTCTTGATGGTTTTGCAATATTTATTTCTGTATTCATTTATTCTTTGAAGTCTAGAGGTTGAAACTTTAAAGTCTAGAAGTTGTTTCAGTGTGTGCATGATATCAAATAGACTTGGGCTTTGGTGCAGTGGTGTTATCACACCGACAACTACACCTAAAGCTACAACACATGTTTTGCATAAAGAAAGTGAAACAGTTTTTTCTCGAACACACAGAActcgcatcattatattaaggaaGTGAAATATGATCGTTTTTTATAGCTTAGTATCATTTTTCTATTGCTAATTTAGGATAGTTATATATTTATTTTGATAGAATAGTAGCCTAAACACATGCATCTTATTT harbors:
- the LOC103641002 gene encoding ADP-ribosylation factor GTPase-activating protein AGD3-like, which gives rise to MRGQVMAVKVISKAKIREKYLSLKKGTRPDITTAIEDELHSARSSFEQARFNLVTSLSHVEATKSYEFLEAVSATMDSHLRILNKDMNYCIKWNHILISWER
- the LOC109943148 gene encoding ADP-ribosylation factor GTPase-activating protein AGD3, giving the protein MSPVEFEPSVSDDLVLEKKSGNGQHDVRGTHHHRTSMKPEKPIDLLRKVDGNNMCANCGASEPDWASLNPGALLCIECSGVHRNLGVHISKVRSLTLDVRVWEPSVINLFQSLSNMFVNSIWEETLPDDNSSADGSDTSQYLSVSKPNLFMRILVYFV